A region from the Brassica napus cultivar Da-Ae chromosome C8, Da-Ae, whole genome shotgun sequence genome encodes:
- the LOC106424298 gene encoding CRIB domain-containing protein RIC3, which yields MSTSVKGFLKGLRHITQIFDEGKDHDIQIGFPTDVKHVAHIGSDGPASNAPSWMNDFNPQGNENGQVVSRRDANNNPIGEGVGLQELLPPPDKPKHKKTRRKSESQNGSPPRRNSNVLPSEMVPRPSRRHHRSRHASLDSSNDPSLRRRRVVVSVNDEEGSNQLSDSSSASHRKSSSRHRKVKGSGGGEVSMKKTKAKQEKSTVQSDGTCNDNNTGDKD from the exons ATGAGCACGTCCGTTAAAGGCTTTCTCAAAGGCCTTCGCCACATTACTCAGATTTTCG ATGAAGGTAAAGACCATGATATCCAGATCGGGTTTCCCACCGATGTAAAGCATGTCGCCCACATAGGATCCGATGGTCCCGCATCAAATGCACCAAGCTGG ATGAATGACTTCAACCCTCAAGGAAATGAGAATGGCCAAGTAGTTTCTCGGAGGGATGCCAACAACAATCCAATAGGAGAAGGAGTTGGATTACAAGAGTTGTTGCCTCCACCTGATAAACCAAAGCACAAGAAGACAAGGCGTAAGTCCGAGTCACAAAACGGTTCTCCTCCTAGGCGAAACAGCAACGTGTTACCATCGGAAATGGTACCAAGACCCTCGAGACGTCACCACAGGAGTAGGCACGCGTCGTTGGATTCGTCGAATGATCCATCGCTCAGGAGGAGGCGTGTTGTTGTCTCGGTTAACGACGAGGAAGGTTCTAATCAACTTTCAGACAGTTCTTCTGCTTCCCATAGAAAGTCTTCGTCGCGTCATAGGAAGGTGAAAGGATCAGGAGGAGGAGAGGTGTCCATGAAGAAGACCAAAGCTAAACAGGAGAAATCAACTGTTCAATCAGACGGTACATGTAATGATAATAATACTGGCGACAAAGACTAA
- the LOC106424338 gene encoding 60S ribosomal protein L23 gives MSKRGRGGTSGNKFRMSLGLPVAATVNCADNTGAKNLYIISVKGIKGRLNRLPSACVGDMVMATVKKGKPDLRKKVLPAVIVRQRKPWRRKDGVFMYFEDNAGVIVNPKGEMKGSAITGPIGKECADLWPRIASAANAIV, from the exons atgtcgaaGCGAG GACGTGGAGGAACGTCGGGGAACAAGTTCAGGATGTCGCTGGGTCTCCCCGTGGCGGCGACGGTGAACTGTGCTGACAACACGGGTGCCAAGAACCTTTACATCATTTCGGTTAAAGGAATCAAGGGTCGTCTCAACAGGTTGCCTTCAGCTTGCGTCGGCGACATGGTGATGGCTACAGTCAAGAAGGGTAAGCCTGATCTGAGGAAGAAGGTTCTTCCAGCTGTCATCGTTAGGCAGAGGAAGCCGTGGCGCCGAAAGGATGGTGTCTTCATGTACTTCGAAG ATAATGCTGGAGTCATCGTCAACCCCAAGGGAGAAATGAAAGGTTCTGCGATCACTGGTCCCATTGGTAAAGAGTGCGCTGATCTCTGGCCAAGAATTGCTAGTGCTGCCAATGCCATTGTCTAG
- the LOC111205442 gene encoding homeobox protein 2-like isoform X2: MSQDVISSHEQLSMDEITSPLTAQIVDFCDPQFFQETFNQTSEVTSASNCCGYVENNNNNNNGSKQDHEDNNNNNNNDNGDLSIIFDSQDDFDNDITASIDFSSSIQFSASDQLQDQFDFTGVQLHQPPNVLYSSSSCDPLPPPLSVFEDDCLSSVPSYNIGSLNPTSPSCSFLGNPGLPTYMSVTGNMMNTGLNMERSGFYSGSIHLGSDFKPSHDQLMKIQADTSGMFFPDSIKPIFNPENHHLQTLDGGENQNHLVATPVLPQCGTDITGLDDGSVNKVAKLTAEQRKEKIHRYMKKRNERNFSKKIKYACRKTLADSRPRVRGRFAKNDELCEPHRHGSSSHHEEDDDDVGVKEEEQLVDSSDIFSHISGVNSFKCSYPIQSWI, translated from the exons ATGTCGCAGGACGTAATTTCGTCGCACGAACAGCTCTCAATG GATGAGATCACAAGCCCTCTCACCGCACAAATCGTTGACTTTTGTGATCCACAATTCTTTCAAGAGACCTTTAATCAAACTTCTGAAGTGACCTCTGCTTCAAATTGTTGTGGCTATGttgaaaacaacaacaacaacaacaatggttCGAAGCAAGACCATGAagacaacaataacaacaacaataatgaCAACGGGGACTTATCAATCATATTCGATTCACAAGACGATTTCGATAACGACATCACAGCTTCCATCGATTTCTCTTCCTCTATTCAGTTTTCAGCCTCTGATCAACTCCAAGACCAGTTTGATTTCACCGGTGTTCAGCTTCATCAGCCTCCCAACGTCCTCtactcttcatcttcttgtgATCCCCTGCCTCCGCCTTTATCGGTTTTCGAAGATGATTGTCTTTCTTCTGTCCCAAGTTACAATATTGGCTCCCTAAACCCTACTTCCCCTTCTTGCTCTTTCTTGGGTAATCCCGGTTTACCAACTTACATGTCTGTAACCGGGAATATGATGAATACCGGTTTAAACATGGAGAGATCCGGTTTTTACTCTGGGAGTATCCATTTGGGTTCAGATTTTAAACCATCACATGATCAATTGATGAAGATTCAGGCTGATACTAGTGGAATGTTCTTCCCAGATTCGATTAAACCCATCTTCAATCCAGAAAATCACCATCTCCAG ACACTTGACGGTGGAGAAAACCAGAACCACCTTGTGGCAACACCGGTTCTTCCACAGTGTGGAACAGATATAACCGGTTTAGACGATGGGAGTGTCAACAAAGTAGCTAAACTCACTGCCGAGCAGAGGAAAGAGAAGATTCATAGGTATATGAAGAAGAGAAACGAGAGGAACTTCAGCAAGAAAATTAAG TATGCATGTAGGAAGACTTTGGCTGATAGTCGTCCAAGAGTTAGAGGAAGATTTGCAAAGAACGATGAATTGTGTGAACCACATAGACATGGTTCTTCAAGCCATCAcgaagaagacgatgatgat GTGGGGGTCAAGGAAGAAGAACAATTGGTTGATTCTTCGGACatattttcacacataagtGGTGTCAACTCTTTCAAGTGCAGTTATCCAATCCAGTCTTGGATTTGA
- the LOC111205442 gene encoding homeobox protein 2-like isoform X1 gives MQVFKDEITSPLTAQIVDFCDPQFFQETFNQTSEVTSASNCCGYVENNNNNNNGSKQDHEDNNNNNNNDNGDLSIIFDSQDDFDNDITASIDFSSSIQFSASDQLQDQFDFTGVQLHQPPNVLYSSSSCDPLPPPLSVFEDDCLSSVPSYNIGSLNPTSPSCSFLGNPGLPTYMSVTGNMMNTGLNMERSGFYSGSIHLGSDFKPSHDQLMKIQADTSGMFFPDSIKPIFNPENHHLQTLDGGENQNHLVATPVLPQCGTDITGLDDGSVNKVAKLTAEQRKEKIHRYMKKRNERNFSKKIKYACRKTLADSRPRVRGRFAKNDELCEPHRHGSSSHHEEDDDDVGVKEEEQLVDSSDIFSHISGVNSFKCSYPIQSWI, from the exons ATGCAAGTCTTCAAA GATGAGATCACAAGCCCTCTCACCGCACAAATCGTTGACTTTTGTGATCCACAATTCTTTCAAGAGACCTTTAATCAAACTTCTGAAGTGACCTCTGCTTCAAATTGTTGTGGCTATGttgaaaacaacaacaacaacaacaatggttCGAAGCAAGACCATGAagacaacaataacaacaacaataatgaCAACGGGGACTTATCAATCATATTCGATTCACAAGACGATTTCGATAACGACATCACAGCTTCCATCGATTTCTCTTCCTCTATTCAGTTTTCAGCCTCTGATCAACTCCAAGACCAGTTTGATTTCACCGGTGTTCAGCTTCATCAGCCTCCCAACGTCCTCtactcttcatcttcttgtgATCCCCTGCCTCCGCCTTTATCGGTTTTCGAAGATGATTGTCTTTCTTCTGTCCCAAGTTACAATATTGGCTCCCTAAACCCTACTTCCCCTTCTTGCTCTTTCTTGGGTAATCCCGGTTTACCAACTTACATGTCTGTAACCGGGAATATGATGAATACCGGTTTAAACATGGAGAGATCCGGTTTTTACTCTGGGAGTATCCATTTGGGTTCAGATTTTAAACCATCACATGATCAATTGATGAAGATTCAGGCTGATACTAGTGGAATGTTCTTCCCAGATTCGATTAAACCCATCTTCAATCCAGAAAATCACCATCTCCAG ACACTTGACGGTGGAGAAAACCAGAACCACCTTGTGGCAACACCGGTTCTTCCACAGTGTGGAACAGATATAACCGGTTTAGACGATGGGAGTGTCAACAAAGTAGCTAAACTCACTGCCGAGCAGAGGAAAGAGAAGATTCATAGGTATATGAAGAAGAGAAACGAGAGGAACTTCAGCAAGAAAATTAAG TATGCATGTAGGAAGACTTTGGCTGATAGTCGTCCAAGAGTTAGAGGAAGATTTGCAAAGAACGATGAATTGTGTGAACCACATAGACATGGTTCTTCAAGCCATCAcgaagaagacgatgatgat GTGGGGGTCAAGGAAGAAGAACAATTGGTTGATTCTTCGGACatattttcacacataagtGGTGTCAACTCTTTCAAGTGCAGTTATCCAATCCAGTCTTGGATTTGA